A genomic segment from Legionella micdadei encodes:
- a CDS encoding MFS transporter, which translates to MPYSRKNYMSYLMWLFPLLFFAYQFILRLWPGLMMQQIMGQFSIDASHFGFLAALYYYGYSGIQIPVAILLERYSARSVICLFALICGLATLVFTYTNNWYLACLSRFLVGAGSAVGFLGVSKVVSQWFPKNRYGKMIGFSFTFGLLGAIYGGKPVSLLITNYSWQTVASVLAVAALLIGLTIYFFLSTPQRVSVEAENQFKLSYFKTLLSSPLIWLLAIANFLMVGSLEGFADVWGVSYLSTAFSLPKEEAAQLVSFIFVGMLCGGPLLAFFSHRLGNYFVITGAGLCMALAFLILLSITEYNWYCFVGLFFVIGNMCCYQVIVFAAGAELVSPKLLGVAVALLNCINMLGGSFFHTLIGHLMDSTWAGEISQEGLRLYSLDSYHGSLVMIPYCAIIGACMTGFIGIFLRYKQKTAVSPLMGEESSQSWQ; encoded by the coding sequence ATGCCTTACTCTAGAAAAAATTATATGTCCTATTTAATGTGGCTTTTCCCCCTGCTTTTTTTTGCTTACCAATTCATCTTGCGCCTCTGGCCTGGCCTAATGATGCAACAGATTATGGGTCAATTTTCCATTGACGCGAGTCATTTCGGTTTTCTTGCGGCGCTTTATTATTATGGCTATTCTGGAATACAAATTCCTGTTGCCATTTTGCTTGAACGCTACAGTGCCCGTTCTGTTATTTGTCTTTTTGCCCTTATCTGTGGCTTGGCTACTTTAGTTTTCACCTATACCAATAACTGGTATCTCGCTTGTCTAAGCCGCTTTTTAGTGGGTGCTGGATCAGCGGTGGGTTTTCTTGGGGTATCAAAAGTTGTGTCTCAATGGTTTCCTAAAAATCGTTATGGCAAAATGATTGGCTTTTCGTTTACCTTTGGCCTACTTGGGGCGATTTACGGAGGAAAACCAGTCAGCCTCCTGATTACCAACTACAGCTGGCAAACTGTCGCTTCCGTCTTGGCTGTGGCGGCGCTCCTAATCGGCCTTACAATCTATTTTTTCTTATCCACACCCCAAAGGGTGTCAGTAGAAGCTGAGAATCAATTCAAACTCAGTTATTTTAAAACTCTTCTCTCTTCACCACTCATATGGCTGTTAGCGATTGCTAATTTCCTTATGGTAGGTTCCCTGGAAGGTTTTGCTGATGTCTGGGGCGTTTCTTACCTTTCGACCGCATTTAGTTTGCCTAAAGAAGAGGCTGCTCAGTTAGTTTCGTTTATTTTTGTCGGCATGTTATGCGGCGGTCCGCTGCTTGCCTTTTTTAGCCATCGTTTGGGTAATTATTTCGTCATAACTGGTGCAGGGCTTTGCATGGCGCTTGCCTTTTTGATACTACTTTCAATCACTGAATACAATTGGTATTGCTTCGTTGGTTTATTCTTCGTGATAGGCAACATGTGTTGTTACCAAGTCATTGTTTTTGCTGCCGGCGCCGAACTGGTTAGCCCTAAGCTATTAGGTGTGGCGGTCGCGCTTCTTAATTGCATTAATATGCTTGGAGGCTCTTTTTTCCATACGTTAATCGGCCATTTGATGGATTCAACTTGGGCAGGAGAAATAAGTCAAGAAGGCTTAAGGCTTTATTCTCTGGATTCTTATCATGGATCACTTGTGATGATTCCTTATTGCGCAATAATCGGAGCTTGTATGACCGGATTTATTGGGATCTTTTTACGT